In Hamadaea flava, a genomic segment contains:
- a CDS encoding glutamine synthetase family protein, which translates to MSIEALRVAIAAETVDTVLLALTDMQGRLQGKRLYAPFFLDEVLAHGSEACNYLLAVDVEMNTVSGYAVSGWEQGYGDFAMIPDMSTLRRLPWQPGTALVLADLAWLDRTPVAESPRQILRRQLDLLESEHGLTAYVGTELEFVAHKESYEDAQRRDYRTLTPVNGYNVDYSVLGTARVEPLLRRIRQEMAGAGLYPESAKGECNLGQHEIAFRYDQALTTADNHSVYKNGAKEIAAQEGCSITFMAKPNAREGNSCHVHFSLRTSRGEPVMSGSDGALSQLGTHVLAGMLAATRDLSLFLAPNVNSYKRFQPGSFAPTALRWGRDNRTCALRLVGHGPSLRVEHRVPGADVNPYLGIAALVAAARHGLSAKLELEPEYTTNAYADSSAPRVPATLREALSAWRESALVPGFFGSAVADHYARAAEVEIEAFDAAVTDWELRRGYERL; encoded by the coding sequence ATGAGCATCGAGGCGTTACGGGTCGCGATCGCCGCTGAGACGGTCGATACGGTGCTCCTCGCGCTGACCGACATGCAGGGTCGCTTGCAGGGCAAACGGCTGTACGCGCCGTTCTTCCTCGACGAGGTGCTCGCCCACGGCAGCGAAGCCTGCAACTACCTGCTCGCCGTCGACGTGGAGATGAACACCGTCTCCGGGTACGCCGTCTCCGGCTGGGAGCAGGGCTACGGCGACTTCGCGATGATCCCCGACATGAGTACGCTGCGCCGCCTGCCGTGGCAGCCGGGCACCGCTCTCGTCCTCGCCGATCTCGCCTGGCTCGACCGTACGCCGGTCGCCGAGTCGCCGAGGCAGATCCTGCGCCGCCAGCTCGACCTGCTGGAGTCCGAGCACGGGCTGACCGCGTACGTGGGGACCGAGCTGGAATTCGTGGCGCACAAGGAGTCCTATGAGGACGCCCAGCGCCGGGACTACCGGACGCTGACCCCGGTCAACGGCTACAACGTCGACTACTCCGTGCTCGGCACCGCCCGGGTCGAGCCGTTGCTGCGCCGCATCCGTCAGGAGATGGCGGGCGCCGGGCTCTATCCCGAGAGCGCCAAGGGCGAGTGCAACCTGGGCCAGCACGAGATCGCGTTCCGCTACGACCAGGCGCTCACCACGGCGGACAACCACTCCGTCTACAAGAACGGGGCCAAGGAGATCGCCGCCCAGGAGGGCTGCTCGATCACGTTCATGGCCAAACCGAACGCGCGCGAGGGCAATTCATGCCACGTGCACTTCTCTCTGCGTACAAGTCGGGGAGAGCCGGTGATGAGCGGATCCGACGGCGCGTTGTCGCAGCTGGGAACCCACGTGCTCGCGGGCATGCTGGCGGCGACCCGGGACCTGTCGCTGTTCCTCGCGCCGAACGTGAACTCCTACAAGCGATTCCAGCCCGGGTCGTTCGCGCCGACCGCGCTGCGCTGGGGCCGAGACAACCGCACCTGCGCGTTGCGGCTGGTGGGGCACGGTCCGTCGCTGCGGGTCGAGCACCGCGTCCCGGGCGCGGACGTGAACCCCTATCTCGGGATCGCCGCGCTGGTCGCGGCCGCGCGGCACGGGCTGTCCGCGAAACTCGAGCTCGAGCCCGAATACACGACCAACGCGTACGCGGACAGCAGCGCGCCGCGTGTCCCCGCTACCCTGCGCGAAGCGCTGTCGGCGTGGCGGGAGTCGGCGCTCGTGCCCGGCTTCTTCGGTTCGGCGGTGGCTGATCACTACGCGCGGGCGGCGGAGGTCGAGATCGAGGCGTTCGACGCGGCCGTGACCGACTGGGAGCTGCGACGGGGGTACGAACGACTGTGA
- a CDS encoding NAD(P)/FAD-dependent oxidoreductase, which produces MTIETRAVVIGGGIVGCSVAYHLASLGWTEITLLEQHQLTDGTTWHSAGFVTPLRGSPATRALVGYLPALADRLRAETGLDPGWRPVGGLRLAGTPERVEQLRAAGLEIRSPESLPALLNDKGVLAVGWTPDDGFVRPKDLPAALAAAATALGVTVRTGVRVTGLTVSNKRVSGVRTSEGDLKTGTVVLAAGAASAHLGHFVGATVPVAPVNHQYAVTAPFDPPLDPDTLPTVRDPDRNLYLRGAGGGLILGAYPSAPVPAWPLNGAPPLAESRTQATPAPIDELIAAASGRIRDLPEIIKVICGPEAFTPDGEPLVGQTDVPGLWAAAGMSLHGMALAGGVGKAVAELITSGSAEVDVRSLSPQRFGPFAHNRHWTTTRAVDAFARLRS; this is translated from the coding sequence GTGACGATCGAGACCCGTGCCGTAGTGATCGGGGGCGGCATCGTCGGCTGCTCCGTCGCGTACCACCTGGCGAGTCTGGGGTGGACGGAGATCACGCTGCTCGAACAGCACCAGCTCACCGACGGGACGACCTGGCACTCCGCCGGTTTCGTCACCCCACTTCGCGGCTCGCCCGCCACCCGCGCCCTGGTCGGATACCTGCCCGCGCTCGCCGATCGGCTGCGCGCGGAGACGGGACTCGATCCGGGTTGGCGGCCGGTCGGCGGTCTCCGGCTCGCCGGCACACCTGAGCGCGTCGAGCAGTTGCGGGCCGCCGGACTGGAGATCCGCTCGCCGGAATCGCTGCCGGCACTGCTGAACGACAAGGGCGTGCTGGCGGTCGGCTGGACTCCGGACGACGGCTTCGTCCGGCCGAAAGACCTCCCCGCCGCGCTCGCCGCCGCCGCGACCGCGCTCGGCGTGACCGTCCGCACCGGCGTACGCGTGACCGGGCTGACCGTCTCGAACAAACGCGTCTCCGGCGTACGGACGTCCGAGGGCGACCTCAAGACGGGCACGGTAGTGCTGGCCGCCGGAGCCGCGTCGGCGCATCTGGGCCATTTCGTCGGGGCGACCGTGCCCGTCGCGCCGGTCAACCACCAGTACGCCGTCACCGCCCCGTTCGATCCGCCGCTCGACCCGGACACCCTGCCGACCGTGCGGGACCCCGACCGCAACCTCTACCTGCGCGGCGCCGGCGGCGGGCTGATCCTGGGGGCGTACCCGTCGGCCCCGGTTCCGGCCTGGCCGCTCAACGGGGCTCCGCCGCTGGCCGAGTCGCGTACGCAGGCGACACCCGCGCCGATCGACGAACTGATCGCCGCCGCGTCGGGCCGGATCCGGGACCTGCCCGAGATCATCAAGGTGATCTGCGGGCCGGAGGCGTTCACGCCGGACGGCGAACCGCTCGTCGGCCAGACCGACGTGCCCGGCCTCTGGGCCGCCGCCGGGATGAGCCTGCACGGCATGGCGCTCGCGGGCGGCGTCGGCAAGGCGGTCGCCGAGCTGATCACGTCCGGTTCCGCCGAAGTGGACGTACGCTCCCTCAGCCCGCAGCGGTTCGGCCCGTTCGCGCACAACCGCCACTGGACCACCACCCGTGCCGTAGACGCCTTCGCCCGCCTCCGCTCCTGA
- a CDS encoding ABC transporter permease, with protein sequence MVAESLVSLRRNTRLYRRSLGAVVRAVLEYVSDFWILIAAGIVTQSLGLVFLSVVMARVPHLNGWSYPEMVLIYALAGVSSGIVPVVSDGIWQLASFIHNGQLDYALTRPYPPLLQVMSAWVGFNGVGDLVASLAMLTWALLRVDVHWTPLNILIMLVLMLSGIALRLALCVVANTVSFWLRMPMPMFAMTAWQVGELARYPLGIYGFGLRFLLGAAAPFAFAGFFPAAWLLDRGGYAWLGILTPVVAVAWWIFAVYLFNRGLRRYESAGH encoded by the coding sequence ATGGTGGCTGAATCTCTGGTATCGCTGCGCCGGAACACCCGGCTTTATCGCCGAAGCCTGGGCGCGGTAGTCCGGGCGGTCCTGGAGTACGTCTCCGACTTCTGGATCCTCATCGCCGCCGGGATCGTGACCCAGTCCCTGGGACTCGTCTTCCTCAGCGTCGTCATGGCCCGGGTGCCCCACCTCAACGGCTGGTCCTACCCGGAGATGGTGCTCATCTACGCGCTCGCCGGGGTCAGCTCCGGGATCGTGCCGGTCGTGTCGGACGGGATCTGGCAGCTCGCCAGCTTCATCCACAACGGCCAGCTCGACTACGCGCTGACCCGGCCGTACCCGCCGCTCCTGCAGGTCATGAGCGCCTGGGTGGGGTTCAACGGGGTGGGCGACCTCGTCGCATCGCTGGCGATGCTGACCTGGGCGCTGCTCCGGGTCGACGTGCACTGGACCCCGCTGAACATCCTGATCATGCTGGTGCTGATGCTCAGCGGGATCGCGTTGCGGCTGGCGCTGTGCGTCGTGGCGAACACGGTCTCGTTCTGGCTGCGGATGCCGATGCCGATGTTCGCGATGACCGCGTGGCAGGTCGGCGAGCTGGCTCGCTATCCGCTCGGTATCTACGGCTTCGGCCTGCGGTTCCTGCTCGGAGCGGCGGCCCCGTTCGCCTTCGCCGGGTTCTTCCCGGCGGCCTGGCTGCTCGACCGCGGCGGGTACGCCTGGCTCGGCATCCTCACCCCCGTGGTGGCCGTGGCCTGGTGGATCTTCGCCGTCTACCTCTTCAACCGCGGATTACGCCGCTACGAAAGCGCCGGGCATTAG
- a CDS encoding ABC transporter permease, producing the protein MRAYLTMARNSMRSTFAFRTAFLMAAVAACFQLVATVALWSALLSNGGSIGGFTLPEMKAYLLVGYVTGWLGNAIGEWTLANRIRDGQVALDLVKPIETQKMMFAQVLGGLPMELIMIVTVGAGFVLVAGPMPGPSDVPLLLLSLLFVMPIRFCIGFLTTQLVFWTQNFHGVAWARNAIGAVLSGSLVPLSLMPGWLQVAAGVLPFASLTSTPALIYLGKVSTSTAYLLIGVQAFWVVALWFLARVAFRAASRQVTVHGG; encoded by the coding sequence GTGAGGGCGTACCTGACGATGGCGCGCAACTCGATGCGCAGCACCTTCGCCTTCCGGACGGCGTTCCTGATGGCGGCCGTGGCGGCGTGTTTCCAGCTCGTCGCGACCGTCGCGTTGTGGAGCGCCCTGCTGTCCAACGGCGGCAGCATCGGCGGCTTCACCCTGCCGGAGATGAAGGCGTACCTGCTCGTCGGGTATGTCACCGGCTGGCTGGGCAACGCGATCGGGGAGTGGACGCTGGCCAACCGCATCCGCGACGGTCAGGTGGCGCTGGACCTGGTGAAGCCGATCGAGACCCAGAAGATGATGTTCGCCCAGGTCCTCGGCGGGCTGCCGATGGAACTGATCATGATTGTCACGGTCGGCGCCGGCTTCGTCCTGGTGGCCGGGCCGATGCCGGGTCCCAGCGATGTCCCCCTGCTCCTGCTGAGCCTGCTGTTCGTGATGCCGATCCGCTTCTGCATCGGGTTCCTCACGACGCAGCTCGTCTTCTGGACGCAGAACTTCCACGGTGTCGCCTGGGCGCGGAACGCGATCGGAGCGGTGCTCTCCGGCTCGCTCGTCCCGCTGTCGCTCATGCCCGGCTGGCTCCAGGTGGCCGCGGGGGTGCTGCCGTTCGCCAGCCTCACCTCGACGCCGGCGCTGATCTACCTCGGCAAGGTCTCCACCTCGACGGCGTACCTGTTGATCGGGGTGCAGGCGTTCTGGGTGGTGGCCCTCTGGTTCCTCGCCCGCGTGGCGTTCCGCGCGGCCTCCCGGCAGGTGACCGTCCATGGTGGCTGA
- a CDS encoding ABC transporter ATP-binding protein, which translates to MALLEAHDLTKTFRRPEKDPGLRGSVKHLFQRRYSTKTAVGGVNLSIEAGEAVAYVGPNGAGKSTTIKLLTGIVEPTTGEVRIGGLVPHRNRVANSRQIGVLFGQRTQLWWDLPVRESLALLRDMYDMKPDRFRAQLKRFDEVLGLDELLPVVARKLSLGQRMRADLACALLHSPRIVFLDEPTIGLDISVKDRVREFLRQLKADGTTIMLTTHDLGDIEDTCERIVIIDDGRIIYDGSLAEVKDQYARERRVHLQLGSELTVADLADRFPQATVTAGAEGRREFTVAFDKAELTAGAVLAGVAQIAEVLEVKIDEPAIEDVVRKVYAGELLLADRSTP; encoded by the coding sequence GTGGCGCTGCTCGAAGCTCATGACCTGACGAAGACCTTCCGCCGGCCCGAGAAGGATCCGGGTCTGCGCGGTTCGGTCAAGCACTTATTCCAACGCAGATACAGCACCAAAACGGCCGTGGGCGGAGTCAATCTGTCCATTGAGGCCGGCGAGGCTGTCGCGTACGTCGGCCCGAACGGGGCCGGCAAGTCCACCACCATCAAACTTCTCACCGGCATCGTCGAACCGACCACCGGCGAGGTGCGCATCGGCGGCCTCGTCCCGCACCGCAACCGGGTGGCCAACTCCCGCCAGATCGGCGTGCTGTTCGGCCAGCGTACGCAGTTGTGGTGGGACCTGCCCGTCCGGGAATCCCTGGCGCTCCTCCGCGACATGTACGACATGAAGCCGGATCGTTTTCGCGCTCAGTTGAAGCGCTTCGACGAAGTGCTCGGCCTGGACGAGCTGCTGCCGGTGGTGGCCCGCAAACTGTCGCTCGGCCAGCGGATGCGGGCCGACCTGGCCTGCGCCCTGCTGCACTCCCCGAGGATCGTCTTCCTCGACGAGCCGACGATCGGCCTCGACATCTCGGTCAAGGACCGGGTCAGGGAGTTCCTGCGGCAGCTCAAAGCGGACGGCACGACCATCATGCTGACCACCCACGACCTCGGTGACATCGAGGACACCTGCGAGCGCATCGTCATCATCGACGACGGCCGGATCATCTACGACGGCTCGCTGGCCGAGGTGAAGGACCAGTACGCCCGCGAGCGCCGGGTTCATCTGCAACTGGGCTCGGAGCTGACCGTCGCCGACCTGGCCGATCGGTTCCCCCAGGCGACCGTCACCGCCGGAGCCGAGGGACGCCGGGAGTTCACCGTCGCCTTCGACAAGGCGGAGCTGACCGCCGGAGCGGTGCTCGCCGGGGTCGCTCAGATCGCCGAGGTGCTCGAGGTGAAGATCGACGAACCCGCGATCGAAGACGTGGTCCGCAAGGTCTACGCCGGTGAGCTGCTCCTCGCCGACCGGAGTACGCCGTGA
- a CDS encoding GNAT family N-acetyltransferase has translation MLTKSAVRQLGEAERPEIERLLTTDPYVTAQVWERIAARGLGWWRSDGRIYGYGPQGRLESICWLGTQLTPVAATGDAIVAFADVLGRLGRTCTSIVGQRDQVIDLWDRLTPRWGRARDVRAVQPLLVASRPAPVPADPGVRLMQPDEIDVLFPAAVAMYTEEVGVSPLDGGRGYRHRVAELVKSGRAYAKVVDGRVVFKADLAVITPHTAQVQGVWVDPQWRGQGIATAGMAAVVDDALRRVAPTVSLYVNDYNVPARRAYQTCGFQQVAELATVLF, from the coding sequence GTGCTCACGAAGTCGGCGGTCCGGCAGCTCGGCGAAGCCGAGAGGCCGGAGATTGAGCGGCTGCTCACCACGGATCCCTACGTCACCGCTCAGGTATGGGAGCGGATCGCCGCGCGCGGGCTCGGCTGGTGGCGTTCCGACGGCCGGATCTACGGCTACGGTCCGCAGGGTCGCCTCGAATCGATCTGCTGGCTGGGTACCCAGCTCACGCCGGTCGCAGCCACGGGCGACGCGATCGTCGCCTTCGCCGACGTGCTCGGGCGCCTAGGGCGTACCTGCACGAGCATCGTCGGCCAGCGCGATCAGGTGATCGATCTCTGGGACCGGCTCACGCCCCGCTGGGGGCGGGCTCGCGACGTCCGCGCGGTGCAGCCACTGCTGGTCGCTTCCCGTCCCGCGCCGGTTCCGGCCGATCCAGGGGTACGCCTCATGCAGCCGGACGAGATCGACGTCCTCTTTCCAGCGGCGGTCGCGATGTACACCGAGGAGGTCGGGGTCTCTCCGTTGGACGGTGGCCGGGGCTACCGTCACCGGGTCGCCGAGCTGGTCAAGTCCGGCCGGGCCTACGCGAAGGTCGTGGACGGGCGGGTGGTGTTCAAGGCCGACCTGGCGGTGATCACTCCACATACGGCACAGGTGCAGGGCGTCTGGGTCGACCCGCAATGGCGGGGGCAGGGCATCGCGACGGCGGGGATGGCGGCGGTGGTCGACGACGCGCTGCGGCGGGTCGCCCCGACGGTGAGCCTCTACGTCAACGACTACAACGTGCCGGCCCGGCGGGCGTACCAGACGTGTGGGTTCCAGCAGGTCGCGGAGCTGGCCACGGTCCTCTTCTGA
- a CDS encoding PadR family transcriptional regulator, with product MRNRIPHELRDRLRQAHHDHEHRQFAFGGRPGFPPMPGFGPGFGPGPHGRRGGGRGRGRRGNVRAAILGLLAERPMHGYEMISELESRTGGVWRPSPGSVYPTLQLLEDEGLIEATESTGRKSYALTEAGRTAAEAEPNRAPWQEFTADEVNEAQDFRQAGFGIMQALHQVGATGTPEQRARALEILNDTRRKLYAILAEE from the coding sequence ATGAGGAACCGTATCCCTCACGAGCTGCGCGACCGTCTACGCCAAGCGCACCACGACCATGAGCATCGACAGTTCGCGTTCGGCGGACGGCCGGGCTTCCCACCCATGCCGGGCTTCGGCCCCGGATTCGGGCCGGGACCACACGGACGCCGCGGCGGTGGCCGAGGCCGGGGCCGACGCGGCAACGTCCGCGCCGCGATCCTGGGCCTGCTGGCCGAGCGGCCGATGCACGGCTACGAGATGATCTCCGAGCTGGAGAGCCGCACCGGCGGCGTCTGGCGGCCGTCCCCCGGGTCGGTCTACCCGACATTGCAGCTGCTGGAGGACGAGGGCCTGATCGAGGCGACCGAGTCCACCGGCCGCAAGAGCTACGCGCTCACCGAGGCGGGCCGCACGGCGGCCGAAGCCGAGCCCAACCGCGCCCCGTGGCAGGAGTTCACGGCGGACGAGGTCAACGAGGCCCAGGACTTCCGCCAGGCCGGCTTCGGCATCATGCAGGCGCTCCACCAGGTCGGCGCGACCGGTACGCCGGAACAGCGCGCCCGCGCCCTGGAGATCCTCAACGACACGCGTCGCAAGCTCTACGCAATCCTCGCCGAGGAGTAA
- the ispG gene encoding flavodoxin-dependent (E)-4-hydroxy-3-methylbut-2-enyl-diphosphate synthase, whose product MTAINLGMPATPPPALAPRRQSRQIMVGSVPVGGGAPVSVQSMTTTLTADVNATLQQIAQLTASGCQIVRVAVPSQDDVEALPAIAKKSQIPVIADIHFQPKYVFAAIDAGCAAVRVNPGNIRQFDDKVKEIAKAASDAGVPIRIGVNAGSLDKRLLEKYGKATAEALVESALWECSLFEEHGFRDIKISVKHNDPVVMIRAYRQLAEQCDYPLHLGVTEAGPAFQGTIKSAVAFGALLAEGVGDTIRVSLSAPPVEEVKVGHAILESLGLKERGLEIVSCPSCGRAQVDVYTLAEQVTAALEGFPAPLRVAVMGCVVNGPGEAREADLGVASGNGKGQIFVKGEVIKTVPESQIVETLVEEALKLSVQMGVELPEELRELAGPLVTVH is encoded by the coding sequence GTGACCGCGATCAACCTCGGTATGCCGGCAACTCCTCCGCCCGCCCTAGCTCCCCGTCGCCAGAGCCGTCAGATCATGGTCGGTTCGGTGCCGGTCGGCGGCGGCGCGCCGGTCAGCGTCCAGTCCATGACGACGACGCTGACCGCCGACGTCAACGCCACCCTGCAGCAGATCGCCCAGCTGACGGCGAGCGGCTGCCAGATCGTCCGGGTCGCGGTGCCCAGCCAGGACGACGTCGAGGCGCTCCCCGCGATCGCCAAGAAGTCGCAGATCCCGGTCATCGCCGACATCCACTTCCAGCCGAAATACGTGTTCGCCGCGATCGACGCGGGCTGCGCCGCCGTACGCGTGAACCCGGGCAACATCCGGCAGTTCGACGACAAGGTGAAGGAGATCGCCAAGGCGGCCTCCGACGCGGGCGTGCCGATCCGGATCGGCGTGAACGCCGGATCCCTCGACAAGCGGCTGCTGGAGAAATACGGCAAGGCCACCGCTGAGGCGCTGGTGGAGAGCGCGCTCTGGGAGTGCTCGCTGTTCGAGGAGCACGGCTTCCGCGACATCAAGATCAGCGTCAAGCACAACGACCCGGTCGTCATGATCCGGGCGTACCGGCAGCTGGCCGAGCAGTGCGACTATCCGCTGCACCTCGGCGTGACCGAAGCCGGCCCGGCGTTCCAGGGCACGATCAAGTCCGCGGTCGCCTTCGGCGCCCTGCTCGCCGAGGGCGTCGGCGACACGATCCGGGTCTCCCTGTCGGCTCCGCCGGTCGAGGAGGTCAAGGTCGGCCACGCCATCCTGGAGTCGCTCGGCCTGAAGGAGCGCGGCCTGGAGATCGTCTCCTGTCCGTCCTGCGGCCGGGCTCAGGTCGACGTCTACACGTTGGCCGAGCAGGTCACCGCCGCGCTCGAAGGCTTCCCCGCGCCGCTGCGCGTCGCCGTCATGGGCTGCGTCGTGAACGGTCCGGGCGAGGCCCGGGAGGCCGACCTCGGCGTCGCGTCCGGCAACGGCAAGGGCCAGATCTTCGTCAAGGGCGAGGTCATCAAGACCGTGCCGGAGTCGCAGATCGTCGAGACCCTGGTCGAGGAGGCGCTCAAGCTCTCCGTCCAAATGGGCGTAGAACTCCCCGAAGAACTCCGCGAACTCGCCGGCCCGCTGGTAACGGTCCATTGA
- a CDS encoding M50 family metallopeptidase, with protein sequence MMLILGIALGALAILVSVSLHEAGHMLTAKMFGMKVTRYFIGFGPTLWSFRRGETEYGIKGIPLGGFVKITGMTPQEEDADDPRAMWRYPVWKRTIVMVAGSVVHFILAFLIFWLVAANFSLTNPDNPGPAATDVSKAPAYLTVASCVPKDLTSGDCTTTDGPALAAGLKDGDLITAVGTTQVANYADLVTAIRALTPGTSTPITYVRDGQTSTATVTPVEAQRPPIDNTDGEVKKVAAIGVGLGYDPSKPKTVEYNAIEALPVAGDQMGAAATGVVTSIKNLPNKIPGLIDAIGGGQRDADSPVSVVGASRLTGEAIERGFWEIALLIIAGLNFFVGVFNLLPLLPLDGGHIAIAWFERARSWIYARLGKRDPGRVDYYKLMPLTYAVILVFGAFTLLTVTADVVNPITIFK encoded by the coding sequence TTGATGCTGATTCTGGGGATCGCCCTCGGCGCCTTGGCCATCCTGGTCTCGGTCTCGTTGCACGAGGCCGGGCACATGCTGACGGCCAAGATGTTCGGGATGAAGGTCACCCGCTACTTCATCGGTTTCGGCCCGACGCTGTGGTCGTTCCGGAGGGGCGAGACCGAGTATGGGATCAAGGGCATCCCGCTCGGCGGATTCGTCAAGATCACCGGCATGACTCCGCAGGAGGAGGACGCCGACGACCCGCGCGCGATGTGGCGCTACCCGGTCTGGAAGCGGACCATCGTCATGGTCGCCGGCTCGGTCGTGCACTTCATCCTGGCCTTCCTGATCTTCTGGCTCGTCGCCGCCAACTTCTCCCTCACCAATCCGGACAATCCGGGTCCGGCCGCGACCGACGTCTCCAAGGCTCCGGCGTACCTGACGGTCGCGAGCTGCGTGCCGAAGGACCTCACCTCCGGCGACTGCACCACCACCGACGGACCGGCCCTCGCGGCGGGTCTGAAGGACGGCGACCTCATCACAGCGGTCGGCACGACGCAGGTGGCGAACTACGCCGACCTGGTCACCGCCATCCGCGCGCTGACCCCGGGTACGTCCACCCCCATCACCTACGTCCGCGACGGACAGACCAGCACGGCGACGGTGACGCCGGTCGAGGCCCAGCGGCCGCCGATCGACAACACCGACGGCGAGGTCAAGAAGGTCGCGGCGATCGGCGTCGGACTGGGCTACGACCCCAGCAAGCCGAAGACCGTGGAATACAACGCGATCGAGGCGTTGCCGGTGGCCGGCGACCAGATGGGCGCGGCCGCCACCGGCGTCGTCACCTCGATCAAGAACCTGCCGAACAAGATCCCCGGCCTGATCGACGCGATCGGCGGCGGTCAGCGCGACGCCGACAGCCCGGTCAGCGTGGTCGGCGCCAGCCGGCTCACCGGTGAGGCGATCGAGCGGGGCTTCTGGGAGATCGCCCTGCTGATCATCGCCGGGCTGAACTTCTTCGTCGGCGTCTTCAACCTGTTGCCGCTGTTGCCGCTGGACGGCGGTCACATCGCGATCGCGTGGTTCGAGCGTGCGCGGTCGTGGATCTACGCCCGGCTCGGCAAGCGTGACCCAGGTCGCGTGGACTACTACAAGCTCATGCCCCTGACGTACGCCGTAATCTTGGTGTTCGGTGCGTTCACCCTGCTGACCGTCACCGCTGACGTCGTCAATCCCATCACGATCTTCAAGTGA
- the dxr gene encoding 1-deoxy-D-xylulose-5-phosphate reductoisomerase, with amino-acid sequence MLLGSTGSIGTQAIDIVRANPDRFRVAGIGAGGGNVELLAAQALSLEVEVVGVARASAVQDLQLAFYAEAARRGYATGEFKIPKILAGPQAMAELAEWPCDVVLNGVVGSLGLAPTLAALRSGRVLALANKESLVAGGPLVRKVARAGQIVPVDSEHSALAQCLLAGDRGEVRKLILTASGGAFRDRRRAELVDVTYEEALKHPTWDMGPVVTINSATLVNKALEVIEAHELFDVSYDDIDVTVHPQSVIHSLVEYADGSTIAQASPPDMHLPIALALDWPHRVPGAAAPVDWTMAHNWEFRPLDTEAFPAIELAKQAGRTGRCRPAIFNAANEECVAAFSQGRLPFLAIVDTVAQVLSDAPELDEPGTVEDVLAAEEWARSRATELIVGKVS; translated from the coding sequence GTGCTGCTCGGCTCGACCGGATCGATCGGTACGCAGGCGATCGACATCGTCCGGGCGAACCCGGATCGCTTCCGGGTGGCCGGGATCGGGGCCGGCGGCGGCAACGTCGAGTTGCTGGCCGCGCAGGCGTTGTCGCTGGAGGTCGAGGTCGTCGGGGTCGCCCGCGCGAGCGCCGTCCAGGACCTGCAGCTCGCCTTCTACGCCGAGGCGGCCCGGCGGGGCTACGCCACCGGCGAGTTCAAGATCCCGAAGATCCTCGCCGGTCCGCAGGCCATGGCCGAGCTGGCCGAATGGCCCTGCGACGTGGTGCTCAACGGAGTCGTCGGCTCGCTGGGACTCGCTCCGACGCTGGCCGCGCTGCGGTCTGGTCGCGTACTCGCGTTGGCCAACAAGGAGTCGCTCGTGGCCGGCGGGCCCCTGGTGCGCAAGGTCGCGCGGGCCGGGCAGATCGTGCCGGTGGACAGTGAGCATTCCGCGCTGGCGCAGTGTCTGCTGGCCGGTGACCGGGGCGAGGTCCGGAAGCTGATCCTGACCGCGAGCGGGGGAGCCTTCCGCGACCGCCGCCGGGCCGAGCTGGTGGACGTCACTTACGAAGAGGCGCTCAAGCACCCGACCTGGGACATGGGTCCGGTCGTCACGATCAACTCCGCCACCCTGGTCAACAAGGCGCTGGAGGTGATCGAGGCGCACGAGCTGTTCGACGTGAGCTACGACGACATCGACGTCACGGTGCATCCGCAGTCGGTGATCCACTCCCTCGTCGAGTACGCCGACGGCTCGACGATCGCCCAGGCGAGCCCGCCCGACATGCACCTGCCCATCGCGCTGGCCCTCGACTGGCCGCACCGGGTGCCCGGCGCGGCCGCCCCGGTGGACTGGACGATGGCGCACAACTGGGAGTTCCGGCCCCTGGACACCGAGGCCTTCCCCGCGATCGAGCTGGCCAAGCAGGCCGGCCGGACCGGCCGCTGCCGGCCGGCGATCTTCAACGCCGCCAACGAGGAGTGCGTCGCAGCCTTCTCACAGGGACGACTGCCATTCTTGGCGATCGTGGACACGGTCGCCCAGGTCCTCAGCGACGCCCCGGAACTCGACGAACCGGGTACCGTCGAGGACGTGCTCGCCGCCGAAGAGTGGGCGCGGTCTCGGGCGACCGAGCTGATCGTCGGGAAGGTTTCTTGA